DNA from Streptomyces sp. NBC_01260:
TACAACAAGCGCCTCCTCAAGGACGCCGGGCTCGACCCGCAGGATCCGCCGTCCACGTACGACGAGGTCTTCTCGGACGGCCTGAAGCTGGCCGAGAAGAGCAAGGGCAAGGTCGCCACCCTCGCGAACGTGCCCACCATCGAGGACTTCGGCCGCTACGGCGGACAGCTGATGAACAAGGAAGGCACCGGCTTCGCCTTCAACGACGCCAAGGGCATCGAACTCCTCACCCATTTCAAGGAGTTGTACGACGCCAAGGCGCTGGACCCGCAGGCCCTGACCGCGACCCCGGAGTCTTCGGGGCACAAGTTCCTCACCGAGTCCGTGGCGATGAACCCCGGCAGCGCGCTGGACCTGGCCAACTTCAAGAAGCAGGCCCCTGGCCTCTACAAGAACATCGGGATCACCGACCAGGTCAGCAGCACCGGCAAGGCCAACATGTACGTCATGGGCATCATGGTGAACGCGCAGACCAAGCAGAAGCCCGCCGCCGTGGCCTTCGCCCACTACATGACCGACGCGACCCGCCAGATGGAGTTCGCGAAGAAGGTCGCCATCTTCCCCAGCACCGCCGGATCGCTCGACGACCCGTACTTCACCAAGGAGGACGGCACCGACGAGACCCGCGTCCGGGTCGCCGCCGCCAAGTCCCTGAAGACGGCCGTCAATTACACGCCGGTCCTGTTCAGCGACCAGATGAAGACCGAGCTGCGCAACCAGATCGCCAGGGCGCTCCAGGGGAAGCAGAGCCCCAAGGAAGCCCTTGACAACGCTGTCAAGGCGTGTAACCGGCTGTTGCAGCAGAGCTGAGCCCCCCAGTGACTACGCCTGCCCCCGCCCCCGCCCGCCGGATCAGCCGCCATCTGCCCCTCAGCCCCTGGCTGTTCGCGGCCCCCGGACTGATCGTGGTCGGCGCCTTCAGCCTCTACCCGTTCCTCAGCACGCTGATCAACGCCTTCACGGACCGGCGGACCCTGGTCCCGGGGAAGTTCGTCGGCCTGGCGAACTTCCGGGAACTGCTGCACGACGAGATGTTCTGGACCGGTCTGCGCAACAGCGCGCTGTACGTCCTGGTCGTCGTCCCGGCACTCGTCATCCTGCCGCTGCTGCTGGCGATGCTCGTCCAGCGGCACATCCCCGGCATCACCTTCTTCCGCTCCGCCTTCTACACCCCGGTCGTCGCGTCCATCGTCGTCGTCGGCCTGATCTGGGTGTGGATGCTCGACGACCGGGGGCTGATCAACGCGGTCCTGGAGGCCGTGGGCATCGGCAAGGTCGGCTTCCTCAGCGACCAATGGCTGCTGCTGGGCAGCGCGATGGCGGTCACGGTCTGGAAGGGGCTCGGCTACTACATGATCATTTACCTGGCCGCGCTGTCGAACGTACCGAGGGAGCTGCACGAGGCCGCCTCCGTGGACGGTGCCGGGGTCGTGCGCCGCTTCTTCACCGTCACCGTTCCCGCCATCCGCTCCACCATGGTGCTGGTCGCGGCGCTGTCCTCGGTCTCCGCCTTCAAGGTCTTCTCCGAGGTCTATCTGATGGCCGGCCCCTCCGGCGGCCCGGCGGGTGAGGACACCACCCTGGTGATGCTCGTCCAGCGGGTCGGCACCGGGCTGACCGGGCGGGTCGGATACGCCTCCGCCATCTCGGTCGTCATCTTCGTCGTCACCGTCGGCCTGATGCTCCTGGTGCTGCGCGCCGACCGCAAGGAGGACGCGTGAGTTTCCTGAAGACCACCGACGCCGAAGGGCGCCGCGTCCCGCCCTGGCAGCTCGTCCTGCGGTACGTGCTGCTGCTCGCCGTACTGGTGCTGACCGTGGGGCCGTTCCTGTGGCAGCTCTCGACCTCGCTGAAGGGTCCGGGCGAGGACATCTTCAGCTCGCCGCCGAAGTTCTTCCCCAGCGATCCGACCCTGGACAACTACAGCAGGGTCGCCGACACCATCCCGGTGTGGGACTACGCCTTCAACTCCCTCAAGGTCGCCGCCGCCAACGTGGTCACCAACTGCGTCGGCGCCGCACTGGCGGGCTACGCACTGGCCCGGCTGCGCTACCGGGGGCGCGGGGCCGCGACGCTGGCGTTCATCCTCGCCATGCTGGTCCCCGTGGAGGGCATCATCATCGCCCAGTTCACCACCATGCGTGATCTCGGGCTGAACAACACCCTGCTCGGGGTGCTGCTGCCGGGGTCCATCGGGGCGATGAACGTCCTGCTGATGCGCAACGCCTTCCTGAACCTTCCGCAGGAGGTGGAGGAAGCGGCCTTCGTGGACGGTGCCAATGTCTGGCAGCGCTTCCTCCGGATCGCGCTGCCCTCGGTCAAGGGCACCCTCGCCGTTGTCGCGATCTTCGCCTTCATGGGCTCATGGGACGACTTCCTGTGGCCGCTGATCGTCCTCAGTGACCCGGAGAACTTCACCCTGACCATCGGGCTGAACTACCTGCACGGCACCTTCGCGAACGACGAACGGCTCGTCGCCG
Protein-coding regions in this window:
- a CDS encoding ABC transporter substrate-binding protein, which gives rise to MRISRRAVATAAVLATVLPLSACGGGSGTGSSDASGKVEGKITFQTWNLQANFKDYFNGVIADFEKKYPGTDVKWVDRPGEGYADKISADAAGGTLPDVVNVSPDLVAPLAKAGIALDLDKAASKYRKEYLPGAWQSHQIPGTEGTFAFPWYLNTGPMFYNKRLLKDAGLDPQDPPSTYDEVFSDGLKLAEKSKGKVATLANVPTIEDFGRYGGQLMNKEGTGFAFNDAKGIELLTHFKELYDAKALDPQALTATPESSGHKFLTESVAMNPGSALDLANFKKQAPGLYKNIGITDQVSSTGKANMYVMGIMVNAQTKQKPAAVAFAHYMTDATRQMEFAKKVAIFPSTAGSLDDPYFTKEDGTDETRVRVAAAKSLKTAVNYTPVLFSDQMKTELRNQIARALQGKQSPKEALDNAVKACNRLLQQS
- a CDS encoding carbohydrate ABC transporter permease; the protein is MTTPAPAPARRISRHLPLSPWLFAAPGLIVVGAFSLYPFLSTLINAFTDRRTLVPGKFVGLANFRELLHDEMFWTGLRNSALYVLVVVPALVILPLLLAMLVQRHIPGITFFRSAFYTPVVASIVVVGLIWVWMLDDRGLINAVLEAVGIGKVGFLSDQWLLLGSAMAVTVWKGLGYYMIIYLAALSNVPRELHEAASVDGAGVVRRFFTVTVPAIRSTMVLVAALSSVSAFKVFSEVYLMAGPSGGPAGEDTTLVMLVQRVGTGLTGRVGYASAISVVIFVVTVGLMLLVLRADRKEDA
- a CDS encoding carbohydrate ABC transporter permease — its product is MSFLKTTDAEGRRVPPWQLVLRYVLLLAVLVLTVGPFLWQLSTSLKGPGEDIFSSPPKFFPSDPTLDNYSRVADTIPVWDYAFNSLKVAAANVVTNCVGAALAGYALARLRYRGRGAATLAFILAMLVPVEGIIIAQFTTMRDLGLNNTLLGVLLPGSIGAMNVLLMRNAFLNLPQEVEEAAFVDGANVWQRFLRIALPSVKGTLAVVAIFAFMGSWDDFLWPLIVLSDPENFTLTIGLNYLHGTFANDERLVAAGTIIAVLPLIVLFAGLQRFFFRGVGEGAVKG